A region of the Drosophila subpulchrella strain 33 F10 #4 breed RU33 chromosome 3L, RU_Dsub_v1.1 Primary Assembly, whole genome shotgun sequence genome:
GGCGAATTTGTAGTCGGAAGCAGAGGGTCCTGTCGCGCTCTCACCCGAAACCAAAGCAGCCACTGATCCTGCCGCCGAGGAGGTGAAGTTCAAGGCAGGCTCTGCGTAGGTATATCCAGAATCGCCTAGGAGCAGACCCAAGTCCTTGCCATAGGGCACCAGGATCAAGCCGCACATGATGCCAAAGGATAATATCGAAATAATTGGACGTCGGCGGCCCCAACGAAGATGGCAGCGATCGCTAATACTTCCCAGTAGCGGGGACACGAAGAATCCAATCAAAGGTGAGAGTCCCCAGGTCATGGACATATGTTTATGATCCACACCGATCTGTAACAGGATCGGGGATACGAAACTCGTCTCCGCCGCATAGGCAAACTCAATGGCCATCGCAATGGCGGACAAACGGAACATCTCGAACCTAGTCTTCCGGCGGAAGACATGCGAATAGTCCCGATCCTGTTCACGGGCATGATTCTCCCGGGTCTTCAGCATGTACTTGATCATCGGGTTCTTCGCAGAGGACAGCTGATCCGATCGTGAGGCATCGGCTGCAACTCCAACCATTGTGAACCGGATTTAATAATACTAAGGGAGAGGAAATTATAATGGTAAGTGAATTGAAATATGAAGAtattctataaatattttaatatatactTGATGTAACTTAAAACCAACTCCAATATCACAAAAAATTGACGTCAGTTTGGGCTTGTGAAAAAGATATAATGATATAAATAGTATATATCATTTGGTATTCATTATGGTATTccacattttatttcaaaggGGTCTTAAATTGGATTCTAAAAAGCCTAAGATGTTGCCGACCTTCCGAAAACTTTCCTCTGCTGCACCCCAGCTTAAAAGATCTATTAGGTCACATCTGGGCTTTGTTTCCCTATCGCAATCTTTAATTGCCAAACGGCAGTCGTGCTGTTTCTCAGCCCACCCAGAACCCAGGGCCCAGAGACATTGAACCGATTAAACTAGAAACATCTGGTGCGGCACGTCGAAGAAGCGTCAAAGATCTCTGATTAATTGAGCTGCGCGGCCACGGTGCAGTGGCGAAatataagtataaaaaaaaatggatttcaatttcaattcaaTTGCACTGGGTATCGCAATTTGTGTCACTGCCTATAGAGTGCGAACCCTGAACGGCGGCTATTTGTTTACAAACAAATTCAATCACTACGAAAGACAAACGAGAGTGAATTGCGATTCGAGGGCTTATCTGGGcagcgaaattgaaattgaagcCGATCGTAAACCCCAAAATGAGTTCACAAGCCTACCCGTAATCGGAATACACAAGTAATAGCGATTTTCTGCGAAAGATTGTAATGCACGCTTTGTTTGggattaaaaaaatgtatttttattttaaaacaaaaaaaaaatgaatttaatatAGTAAGCTATAACTTTTTTATGCTCAGCATGCCTAGGTTAAATTATGAGCTGATGTCTTATCTGGGCAGCAAAGTTGAAATCGAAGCTGATCGTAAACCCCAAAACGAGTTCACAAACCTAACCGTAATCGGAATAGTCATAGGGACTTTCTGCGAAAGATTGTAACGCAAACTTAGTTTGGAATTAAAGTAAgagaaataaattaatattaattaagaaaacgAGATATACATGATTTACAGCAATCTGATATTTAGTTAACTTTTACTTTTATGGGGGTAAGAATTGATTTAAAATAAGTGTATTTTTTCAGTGGAAATACACCCACGCGTTTTCGGAACTTACGATTTTTTCTTATCTGCCTAATATCACTATTCTGTAACTATTTGATCACTTTTCTTTGATTCGTATTTAGCTAATATCACACTCCGCAAATATTTAAACACTAGTCCACGTTCACTCAATTTCTCTTTTGCTTGAACTTGACAACCAGCCACATTTTCGAGTTATTGCAAGCGAACACTTTTGCAAATTGACGGATCAGCGGATTATATTGGGTTCAATTGTATCTTTGGGGGCGATCTGTAAACGGCTTTCGAACCGCGGCACCGAAACTTTCCTACAACCAAAACGTCGCGTGTCCAAATCGCAACTGAGTCTGGGTCTCCGAATCTCCGGCACTATGGGTTTCTCTATCTctgtcaaaaaaaaagtctGGCTGCCGAGCGCTGTCTTTGAGCCATTGACCAAAACCTATCTGCTCCATACGTGTGCACTAACAACAAGAATaataaaatcataataaaagctcgagtaaatttaaaatacaaaacatCTAATTTGTAAGCCGCCGGCCCGAGTGTCATTCACATTGTCGCATATCCGTGGTAATTGAGACAAGTTGCAGGTCATGTGGGCACAGTAGATACAACTTAAACTACTCTCTTTCTCCTGGAATCTCGAATCCAAAATACCCCAATAAAGCCGCGAGTTAGATGACCGACGATTTTTTGCGCTTGAATATGTATAAATAACATGCGAAAAAAACAGCGGTTCGTAATTAAAGCGCCGCAGACTAGGTcaataaatgtttaaataagcaaaaaagcaacaaaaaaggCACCCAGCAGATGAGCTTtggaaattaattaattcGCCGCTGGCATTATTTGCCTGTTACGATTAGGAAGTCACTTGATAAGCAATCCGCAGTTGACAACTCTTCGCGGGTGTGAGTGAATCATTCGTCTATCAGAGGGGTCAAGGTTACTTTGGGGATTTTAGGAAACAATTTACATTCTGCTATCCGCTATCCGTTAGCAAAACTATCATATGCTAAATTCACACGTCTTCGGCTCAATAATCGAATGCATTCCATTGTTTACGTTGTTGGCTTCATAGTGATTAAACCGTTTTGTAATTAACATGATTAAAATGCTGCTTAAAATGCATATTACTTTATTGTGGGGGTGTGAACCGGCATACTGTCGATATGTTTGTGGTTTTCATCATATAGGCAGTTTATTTAACCGCCAATTCAGGCGTAATTGATCTTCTTATTGTGCGCTTGCATGAACCATGTTATTAGTTTATTATGGCTCCGTTAATTACGGGAGAAAACTCACAAgggatttatttataaatgctaTCAGGAAACAATGGCAACACTTAATTCTTAAGTGTACTCAACAACTAAGCGCTTGCCATTTAGCCAACTAATCATTCCTGATAAATCTCAAAATCCGTATAAAGAGCCTTTTTGTAACTACAAACTTGTAAAGGCTTTTgagtttaaatattaatttatattttcattgaCTTTTGAAAATGGGCATAACAGGCTATGAAACGGAATAATGAGAAACCAAATTGTAATTCATTATCTTTTTAGACTTACAACTCGCACAGCTTATGGGCAGTAACTCTTTACtcataaatttttaaagttagtGTAAGAAGCCATAAACATTTTGAGTAAAATATGTTAGGGTTCAAGCCCCTTTTATATGGTTATAAATTATGTTCTAGTTCTTaactttttttagttttaaggtCATAGTTAAATTTAACGactgattttttatttgttatttgccaGTTATTGGAGTCCCCGTTCTGGTAAACCCCCTAGATTTAAATTACACCTAGAGATACGGATCAATTTAATTATAGCTCAAACTCACCTCTATTTCTGGTAATCCTTGATCTGCTGACAGCCCACGCTCTCTCGAAATAACgcaatttataatttttccgattctttttattgtttttctgAATATGactaaattttatattttgtttttacgGACTTATGTTGATTGAATCTTAAACGATCACTGTCACTGCTTAGCGGTTCGCTTCGGTTATTCACTCACTGGCGCGGTATTGTTTTAGTGTCAATAAATTATACTCCGTTAAAGTTTTTCTCTTGCACAAATTGTTGAACATAAAATAGATTTCGATTTTCTTCAATTTCAATTGtttctgctgttgttgcttggagcgggcgtgggcgtggcagttgTGGGCGGGCGGCGGTAACGAATTCACTCTCATAACTTTACCCATGCAGTTGGTGCTGGCAAAAGGCTAACGAAATCAATTTTTGCACCCCAGTCTCACGGCTCCTGTTTTTGTTTGCTGCGGAAAGTTGCTCCGCACTCTATCTCTATCTGGATTCACTTGCACTCCGGCGagttattaatattttctttttttttttttggatattTCTGCTATCCCCTCGATGGTCGCTGGATTTgttattttcgttttttttttagtttttagccTTCTTGTTAAAGTGCTGACATTGCCGCTTGTCGAACGCGGCGGCAGCTGTTTACTCCGTTGGCCTGAACGCTGCGAAGATTTTGGCAAGACATGAAAGAAGTGGTGGCCTGACAATTTTCCCGAAAACTACGCAGTTTCGAGTCTTGTCCCCTCGACGATCGATACGAAGAGAATGGAAAATTTATGTTCTATTTTTTGCAGAATCTTTTTTGCGGTGCGGCGATGTCTTCGTTGCCTTTGGCTTCGATGACTTTGGTTTATTTTTGGACTGGCAAACGCCTTGGGACGACTGCTCGGGATGATCTTGGTCTGCTCTGGTTCGCTCTGCGACTGAATGTTGGGCCTCTGGACGCACCAATTTATACAGCATATGTGACGGCATTGCGAGTAGCACCACCCATAGCTCTCTCGCCTCCCAAAACTACTCTCTATCGGGCCTCTCGCTTCGCTATTTTCCCTCTCCGATCGCCGTCTTATCGGGTCCGTTCGGGCCTTTCCTTTCTTTGTCTTAGGAGCAGTGGCCACACAGAGAGAAaagataatttttatttttcttttaagttatcatttatttttggaGAGATTTATTCGGCCATTGGTTTCTATCTGGTTCTTTGTTTTTGggtttatttttggaaaaccCATCTAATTTACCTTTTAAAGGTATGTATCAAAATGGCTCTTATAATTTTAGACTTAAACAATAATATATTAAGATACCTACAGAACTTCaatattatatacaaatacaattaaagaaattatCTTCAAAGTGGTTCCTTATAATCATAGCCaaattaaatctttttttCGAATAAACAATTGTTATTGTATATaactataaaatttaattaaaaaatggttttgtaaattcaaattatagATATAAGATGcttttataaacatatataattttaagtaAGTGTTATTTCTAGCTAATACCTTTCTTAAACTctttattacaatttttaaataacctTGTAAAAAggttttcctttatttttatcTCTGCACTCAAATCTTTCTATAAATATTGATGTTGATATTAGGTGTTTTTTCTGCCTTGCCTCAGCTCATTCGCAATGCATTTTATCTGACGACATAGCAATCTGTGTGTAATTATGttaattattaattagcaTTAGCACAGTTCCTGGTTCTTGGGCAGATATTTAATAAGATTTGATCTGGCCCTGCCACAGCTGCCTGCAGACTCTACTACAAACCCCCTTTAGTACTTGCGGAGCACCTGGAAGACTGGTAGCTCACCTGAATTTCAGGCCACAGGGAACAGTGAACACACATGAAACTAGTTTACCAGGGGACGACAGGTTTAAAAGCATAGGCATTCATGGATATAGTAATATGCACAGTGATTCTCAAGTGATTTTCCGAGGGTGGAATGGAATCCTAGATTACACTGACCGCATATGCTGGGAAATTCCACTTGATTTCTAGTGTTTGTTCTTGAGTGTATTTATTCAGCTCTTTACCTTATCACATTTTGGGTGTGCATGTTCGGTTATCAAATCTCTGCAGTCGGAGGGTCTTGAAAAGGTGAAATAGTCGGGTGATTATAAATaattgccaattaaattttaataatcttTATCGATCACACGAGTTTGACTATGAATATGCGTTCTACTGCAGATTAAGTCTATAATTTTGTCCAAGGTGGGAGCATTTTTCAAAAGGTAGATAATTGCATATGCAAAAGAGATATAACAATATAAGATACTAGGAAGAAATATTTCAATGTAGTAACACCCCAGTATCTCACCTCAgatttgttaatatttaaaCTGGCAGTTAGAATCTATTAACTGATGGAAGGGTACCAGTTTCATACACATATTCCAAGTCAAATTATACATTTAGATGCCTTGAAACGGCAATGAGATACATACATAAGACAGATACTAAACTGTAGTTCGcgattgtttgtttttgttttgactACCGTTTAGGACAAACTTTCCATCTCATTTCGGGCTCATCAAGATGCTAAAATATTCTCTAAGAATGACAGACAAGTTTGTGCACTCCCGCCTTTTTGCTCTGTGTGCCAGCTGTATTGTTCAGATTCGGATTCTGATATTTCGAGGGTTGTGTTTACATTAGTTTGTGATATGACTGATGTTTTGTTGACATGAACAATTAGCGGAAATCCGCGACTTTTGCCAGCGACAATATCTCCAATTGAAGCATGTGTGTGGCATCAAATAAAACGTTTCGAATTATGTAAAAAATGTGGTTAGGCCCAGTCGGGCGGTGCGGTTATCAAAACCACTGAGTGGTGTCAAAGCGGTTTTGGGTCATTGACTTACCTCATTCCTACTCTCATTAGTTGCACACGGAAAAATAGACCCAGCAACACACATTTGTAAAGTAAATAGTTATTTCAGGTAAACAGAAGGTTTATTTGTTATTCCACTATTTTGGGATAACACAGAAGTCCCCAGTTACAGTTTTTTTACGGTATCTTACAATAAATCTTACACAAATATAAGCTAATATGTAAATAAGATAAAAAGCACGTTCTTATGTACTTAGAGACCTATTTGTTTATtactatttctaaaattattatattgaTATGCCAAATATTGATAATCATGTATGATAAGCCACAGTAAAGagctattgtaataaaagataTATGGGCCATATATCGTTTTATGGGCACAATATTTTGGATGAGCTTGCTGCTTCCATTTGCGATAGACGCTGCAGAAAGTCGTGCCAAATTGATAGCGCGAAGCCCGTCATTGTATGCAAGGTTATCATTGCGACTTGATCTTCGATAAGACACAGAAAAACTTCTCGTTTGTTCTCTTATCTCCATAAATCTTTTTGTTTTGCCAATATTTAACGTGTACTTTCCTCACGGCAACGGATGCGCATAAATAAACGGTGATACGAGTTTGATAAGCcttaaaaaatagtttgtatgtaggagagtaaataaattaattgggtttatttaagtaatatcattttaaatGGGGTATATTCGGTTAGGTTGTGAGTAATACACGGGGCTGATTGATACATAACTCTTACGTTGTAGCAATCACCTTTTTAGTAAGTGAACACATATGAGATAGGAGCCCAAAAGAAGGCAACATTTTATGGTACTTTTCTCGATTTTAGATCAGGGTTCGGCAGCATCCCGTTCAGCGGGTATATGGAATAGCTATGCTTAGCCTTTGCCGGCACACGTACAACATAGGACAACAAACGTCATAAtcaaaatatatgtattatgTTTTGATACttccataaaatatttattatttaatcaaTTATTCCCAAACTCACAGATTTTTGTATTTGATCGGCCTTGAACCTTGCTTGTAGGTAAATTTCCAATGACTGATATCCCAATAAAAATTCCCTTTAAAACAAACATTGccaaaaatgaattttaattaagcGCTCAGAGCGCACAAATCAAAGAATGGAGACCGCCCAAATCCGCTTCGGACTTCAATCGGCTAAATTGACCGGCTGATTGAAGACCCTCCAGTAACAGTAAGTCTCTCTTGAGCGGAACCCGGGTTTTGAGTGAGGAGCCTCTATAAAAGGCGGGCTCTGCTCTCCGATTTACTTCAGAGTTGTGTGTCCAAGGAAAGGCAGCAGACAGCCGAACAAAAGTGGAATAAACAAACCTAGATAAACACCAATCCAAAGGGAAATGTTGATGGAACGGTTCTCGATCGGCGGTGTTGGTTTTCTGTgattttatttcgggcaaacagtgaaaatttaaaagtttcaCAAAACTTGATTGTTTGATTTTAgagtgttttttttataatattcgTTGTTAAGGAGTTAACAAGTGTGTTTTTGTGTCCATGGTGCCGATTGATAACATTCTGCAAAATCACGTTTACCTCGTCCAAGTGAAAAAGTACTTAAAAGGTATTaatattgtaatatttatagaTTTATTAAGAGGTTAGTGCCTTGGCAAACAATTGGCCTCCTCAATTGCTGCTggataaatattaatatgcGGTCGTTGAAATCGTAATATGTGATTGCATCAGCTGGAAAACTGAGAAACATACAGGGAAACTTTAACAACTTAAACTTTGTGTAAATTGTGGATTACACTAAAGTTACCTGATAGTGTAAAAGTGGTTAGATATTAAAATGAAAAGGATATTTTCCAcacataaataatttaataacaaatggaaaactttttaaaaatggttCTCTTTAAAGATGTTCCACTGTATTTGTGCTGCAGACGTCGGGGCTCGTGCCGCAGTCCTGCAATTCAGCGTTTTAGATTTCAATAATTTGAAGCGCTGGAGGCGCCTATTTGAATCCGAGTTCGAAGATCGTCTGGGAATTTCAGCCCCTTGTCTCTAATTTTTTGCCCATCTTATCTTATTTCCAGCAACGCATTACGATGAAAGATTTGAAAACGGAGACGTTGAAACTGGAGACCAGCAGGGTAAGTGCAATTCTGCAGTTCTCTCAGGGTACCCAAGACTACAGTGAATGAGGGTTACtctgatataaataaataaacaaacaattcGATTAAATTTATGTGAGGAAATCGGATTATTTTTAACCAAGCGGTGAAAGAGGTTAAAAAAGTCTTTTCCTTATAAATGCGGtttcataaaaattataatttgtttaattgatttgTTCAAATTAAATGGTTTTGATTATGAACAGTaaatcaaaataaagaaatgagtATTGGAGATCAGTATCATGTTTAAATCAACATATACCTATTGATTCAtacatttattgttatataGTTAGTGTAAAATATGTACATTTATTAGAGTTccttattatattaaataaaaactgtttaattttttcagtGTGGCAGCAGTGGCGAGGCGCTGCTAAAGCCATCCTTGCTGCCCATGGCATTGGAATCGTCTGAGTTAGCAAGGGATCAGAAGGCCCGTGAAAACTGGGGCAGTTCGCTAGAGTTCCTGATGTCCTGTATCGCCCTGAGCGTGGGATTAGGCAACGTGTGGCGGTTCCCATTCACGGCTCTGGAAAACGGAGGAGGAGCCTTTCTGATTCCCTACCTTATCGTCCTGTTCGTGGTGGGAAAGCCGATTTATTACATGGAGATGCTGCTGGGCCAGTTCTCCAGTCGTGGTATCGTACAGGTCTTTGACTTTGCGCCCCTCATGAGAGGTAAGACTATAAAGAAGTTTAAATGTTTCGATGATATTTAagttattcatttatttacaaaatgcTAAAgtggaattttttaaaaattacatCATTTAGCTTTCCTTCATTAAAATAGGGAATGATTTACATAtaaatttcggtttttatttaaagttaatatatttttctttaaaaatgtttttcttttagGTGTAGGCTATGCTCAGCTATTGGCCCTGGGCGTTTTGGCCACTTACTATGCCTCGGTGATGGCCTTAACGCTGCGCTACTTCTTCGACTCCTTCGCATCGGAGTTGCCATGGAGCTTCTGCCGCCCGGAGTGGGGTGATGGTTGCGTAAGTGCCGCCGGAGGTCAGCCCCTACAAGGTCAGCTCTCGAGGAACTTTAGCTCCTCCACACAGCTCTACTTGCAACGCGTTGTGCTAAATGAAACGGATTCGCTGGCTGGGGGAATAGGTTATCCGAGTGGTAGCTTGGCCTTAATGCTGGGAATTTCCTGGCTTACGGTTACGCTAATCATTATACGGGGTGTGAAGAGCTCGGGAAAAGCGTCTTATGTCCTAGCCCTCTTTCCATATGTTGTAATGTTTATCCTTCTCGTGAGGGCTCTTACTTTACCCGGAGCCTATGAGGGCGTCATGTACTTCCTAACACCCCAGTGGGGAAAGCTTTTGGAGCCGGAGGTGTGGTATAATGCCGTGACCCAGGTGTTCTTCTCCCTGGCCGTCTGTTTTGGCGTGATCATCATGTACTCCTCGTACAACCGATTTGGTCATAATGTCTACAGGGATGCCAATATAGTGACCACTCTGGACACATTCACTTCGCTGCTCTCGGGCGTGATTATCTTCGGCATCCTGGGCAACCTGGCCCACGAATCGGGCACCAAGGACATCGCCAGTGTGGTGAAGGCAGGTCCTGGATTGGCCTTTATCTCCTATCCGGATGCCATTGCCAAGTTCAAGATGTTGCCACAGGTCTTCTCGCTGCTCTTCTTCGCCATGCTCTTCATGCTGGGCGTTGGCAGCAATGTGGGCATGGTCAGTTGCATTATGACCGTGATTAAGGATCAGTTCGTGAACATCAAGCTGTGGATCATCGTGGTCTGCCTTTCATTAGTTGGCTTTCTTGTGGGCCTGATTTACATAACACCCGGAGGACAACATATCATCACGCTGATGGACTTTCACGGCGTGACCTTCGTATCTCTGGTTTCGGCCATCTTTGAGCTTATAGCCGTGGGTTGGATCTATGGTAAGCGTTTTTAAGTAACTTTTTATAATTACAAGCATTTGACATGTCCTTAAAGATCATTGTTTTGTTAGCTTGAAAAATTAAGGGagttaaattaaaagtatCTCAATTTCGTAGTGGAAATTATTCAAAGCTTTATGTGCTAAAACAGGGATCTAACTTATTGTGTTACACCTTcaaaaacgtttttttttactttttaaaatatttggacCCTGATTGAGAACCTAAAACTTCGCTTATTATAGTTGTATTTTCTCTGTACTATTAAAGGGTCTTTTTAACTTTCCTTAAAGGCACCAAACGGCTCTGCCAGGATGCGGAATACATGCTGAACATCAAGACTTCCAACTACTACAGGATCTGCTGGTCCATTGTAACGCCCCTGGTAATGGTGGTCATTCTGGTCTACAGTTTGCTCACCATGCGTCCTCTAAGCTATAATGGCCAGGAGTTTCCTTTGGCCTATAGGGGTAAGAAACATGCCAATCCTAATTAAGGATTGCCCCCTAACAAACTGTTCTTTTAGTTTTTGGCTGGTGTGTATCTGGTTTCATCATTGGCCAGCTGTTCTACTGGGCCTTTTATGCCAACTGCAGACAGCCAAAGGGATCGCTAAAGGGCCGCATTAGCAATTCAATTAAGCCGCACTCCGATTGGGGTCCCTTGGATCCCAAAAAGCTGATGGACTACCAGATGTTCCTGCGCCACAAGGATGAGGATGATTCCAGGGACATAAATCGTCGCTGTGTTTGCTATACAGCTGGCGATCGAATTTTCGGCTGAGCTGGAATTTATTTAACTTCCATTAAAGTATTGTTCCTTCTTCATACATATTCCTAATTGGAAATTTGTGTATGGCACAGCTTGTTTAGTTGtacttaatatattttatgtacaattttatattttatttatacaaaacgaaaccaaataaaaatcaattaactCAAAAGTTTACTCTTAAGCCATTTGGAATTGCTGGCAGTTTTAAGTttcaatttttcatttttgcaATGTcagttgttttgttttgttcttTTTATTCCATTTGGGTAGACGGCAACAAATTGCTTCGACTGGCCGAAGGTAAGACAAGTTTATCTGAgaaattttcaatatttaaaactaacaATTAGCAGGCTGCCCCATTTGTCTCCGCCTCCGAGCGGACATCGCACTGCACAGACATTTATTTGAGTTTCAATTTGTTTTGCAAGTTTGACACACTTTGCATATAGTTTTGGCCCCATTGTtgctgcttttgctgctgTCCATCTGGCCGTCTTCATTCGCCTGTTTTGTTTGCGGCAGTTGAAAATTAATATGTCGGTTCTCTGGACCTGCAAATGTCttaattaaaagttattttGGCTATTTCCCTTTTTAGTTTTAGCGGTTTGCGGGCAGAAAGCCATCCTAAATGCGTTTTAGTAAATGCACACGAAGTTGTCAAGGACAGTCCTGTTTTTGCTTGACATTTGAGATGCGCCGAGTTGACGTTggcattacgtatacgccgcgTGGAATATCATACAGAATGAATGCACAGAGACAACGGCgaggaaattaaaaaagttcCCCTCTAAATGGCTTACGCTCT
Encoded here:
- the LOC119554954 gene encoding sodium-dependent nutrient amino acid transporter 1, with the translated sequence MKDLKTETLKLETSRCGSSGEALLKPSLLPMALESSELARDQKARENWGSSLEFLMSCIALSVGLGNVWRFPFTALENGGGAFLIPYLIVLFVVGKPIYYMEMLLGQFSSRGIVQVFDFAPLMRGVGYAQLLALGVLATYYASVMALTLRYFFDSFASELPWSFCRPEWGDGCVSAAGGQPLQGQLSRNFSSSTQLYLQRVVLNETDSLAGGIGYPSGSLALMLGISWLTVTLIIIRGVKSSGKASYVLALFPYVVMFILLVRALTLPGAYEGVMYFLTPQWGKLLEPEVWYNAVTQVFFSLAVCFGVIIMYSSYNRFGHNVYRDANIVTTLDTFTSLLSGVIIFGILGNLAHESGTKDIASVVKAGPGLAFISYPDAIAKFKMLPQVFSLLFFAMLFMLGVGSNVGMVSCIMTVIKDQFVNIKLWIIVVCLSLVGFLVGLIYITPGGQHIITLMDFHGVTFVSLVSAIFELIAVGWIYGTKRLCQDAEYMLNIKTSNYYRICWSIVTPLVMVVILVYSLLTMRPLSYNGQEFPLAYRVFGWCVSGFIIGQLFYWAFYANCRQPKGSLKGRISNSIKPHSDWGPLDPKKLMDYQMFLRHKDEDDSRDINRRCVCYTAGDRIFG